A single window of Bordetella genomosp. 11 DNA harbors:
- a CDS encoding peptidoglycan DD-metalloendopeptidase family protein: MLDGQLQLTGTEFMGARTARSSRAMLCVGLLCLVLAGCASRTTRAPVVDLNTSTAPTAPAAAGATYVVKPGDTLYGISRANGVDIESLKRWNNIADSNHLAVGQVLKLSAPSGGAAGGAAGTKTPPTTPAKPSDTRIEPTPLPPPGEQPAQPTQQPPANNPPATSTPTPVETPKPARAADAGVINWGWPAQGQIIATFSNSTKGIDIAGNAGDPVVAAADGKVMYSGNGVRGLGNLIIVQHTNGFITAYAHNRALLVKSGAEVKKGAKIAEIGQTDAPSPRLHFEVRRQGTPVDPLQYLPPR; this comes from the coding sequence ATGCTCGACGGGCAGTTGCAGCTGACCGGAACCGAATTCATGGGCGCGCGTACCGCGCGTTCGTCCCGCGCCATGCTTTGCGTGGGACTTCTATGCCTCGTCCTGGCGGGCTGCGCATCGCGCACGACGCGCGCGCCCGTCGTCGATCTGAATACCTCGACCGCGCCCACGGCGCCCGCCGCTGCGGGCGCGACCTACGTGGTCAAGCCCGGCGATACGCTGTATGGGATCTCGCGCGCCAATGGCGTCGATATCGAAAGCCTGAAGCGTTGGAACAACATCGCGGATTCCAACCATCTGGCAGTCGGCCAGGTCCTGAAGCTGTCGGCCCCGTCCGGTGGCGCGGCTGGCGGCGCGGCGGGGACCAAAACCCCGCCCACCACGCCGGCCAAGCCGTCCGACACCCGCATCGAACCCACGCCGCTGCCGCCGCCCGGCGAGCAACCCGCCCAGCCGACGCAGCAGCCGCCCGCCAACAATCCGCCGGCGACGTCCACGCCGACGCCGGTCGAAACGCCCAAACCGGCGCGCGCCGCGGATGCCGGGGTGATCAACTGGGGCTGGCCCGCCCAGGGGCAGATCATCGCCACGTTCAGCAACAGCACCAAGGGCATCGATATCGCCGGCAACGCGGGCGATCCGGTGGTGGCGGCGGCGGACGGCAAGGTCATGTACAGCGGCAACGGCGTGCGCGGGCTGGGCAACCTGATCATCGTGCAGCACACCAACGGCTTCATCACCGCCTATGCGCACAACCGCGCTTTGCTGGTCAAGAGCGGGGCGGAAGTGAAGAAGGGCGCGAAGATCGCGGAAATCGGCCAGACCGATGCGCCGTCGCCGCGGCTGCACTTCGAGGTCCGGCGGCAGGGTACGCCGGTCGACCCGCTGCAATATCTGCCCCCGCGCTGA
- a CDS encoding protein-L-isoaspartate(D-aspartate) O-methyltransferase translates to MRKRVGPAPIPPASPPVRSRGPSYHTGTLGPGYTPANSNTRISAATLQRNAPAPAARDAASNLGLNSERLRRAMVQRLRAQGITDDRVLNAMEAVPRHLFVDQALASRAYEDAALPIGHSQTISQPWVVARMIAAVCEGREPTRVMEVGAGCGYQSAVLAQFVRDVYAIERIRGLYELARDHLRQLRLTTRVRLSFGDGMLGLPNTAPFDAIVVAAAGAAIPQALLSQLAPGGRLIAPEGGSNQRLVLVERTGASSWKRVELEAVRFVPLRAGIQS, encoded by the coding sequence ATGCGCAAACGGGTAGGCCCGGCGCCGATACCGCCGGCGAGTCCGCCCGTGCGGTCGCGCGGCCCCTCGTACCACACTGGTACCCTCGGGCCGGGCTATACGCCGGCGAACAGCAATACGCGCATTTCGGCGGCCACCCTCCAACGCAACGCGCCCGCACCGGCGGCGCGGGACGCCGCCAGCAATCTCGGCCTGAATTCCGAACGCCTGCGGCGCGCGATGGTGCAGCGGCTACGCGCGCAGGGTATTACCGACGACCGCGTGCTGAACGCCATGGAAGCCGTCCCGCGGCATCTTTTCGTCGATCAGGCGCTCGCCAGCCGCGCCTACGAAGACGCGGCGCTGCCGATCGGGCATTCGCAGACCATTTCGCAACCATGGGTGGTGGCACGCATGATCGCCGCCGTTTGCGAAGGCCGCGAACCCACGCGGGTCATGGAGGTCGGCGCGGGCTGCGGCTACCAGTCCGCGGTGCTGGCGCAGTTCGTTCGCGATGTGTACGCGATCGAACGCATACGCGGCTTGTACGAACTGGCCCGGGACCACCTGCGCCAGTTGCGGCTTACTACCCGTGTGCGCCTGAGCTTCGGCGACGGCATGCTGGGATTGCCGAACACGGCGCCGTTCGATGCTATCGTTGTGGCCGCCGCCGGCGCGGCGATCCCGCAGGCTTTGCTGTCGCAGCTGGCCCCGGGCGGCCGGCTGATCGCGCCCGAAGGGGGCTCCAACCAGCGCCTGGTGCTGGTGGAGCGGACCGGGGCGTCCAGCTGGAAACGCGTGGAACTCGAAGCCGTTCGCTTTGTCCCGCTAAGGGCCGGCATACAATCGTGA
- the argH gene encoding argininosuccinate lyase, with product MSTPSSPSQNQFANKAQAWSARFSEPVSDLVKRYTASVDFDRRLARHDIQGSLAHADMLAAQGIISDQDKADIERGMAQILAEIDAGTFQWLLDLEDVHLNIEKRLVELVGDAGKRLHTGRSRNDQVATDIRLWLRGEIDLTLDLLRQLRRALATVAAEHADTIMPGFTHLQVAQPVTFGHHLLAYAEMFGRDAERLQDCRRRVNRLPLGAAALAGTSFPIDRERVAATLGFEGVCRNSLDAVSDRDFAIEFCAAAALVMTHVSRLSEELVLWMSPRVGFIDLADRFCTGSSIMPQKKNPDVPELARGKTGRVNGHLVALLTLMKGQPLAYNKDNQEDKEGLFDTADTLRDTLTIFADMVGGIKVKADNMRAAALQGYATATDLADYLVKRGLPFRDAHEVVAHAVRDCEQRGCDLADLTLDELKAYHPSIGDDVHQVLTLEGSVAARDHIGGTAPARVREEAQRILAQTSA from the coding sequence ATGTCGACGCCCTCCTCCCCCTCGCAGAACCAGTTCGCCAACAAGGCCCAAGCCTGGTCCGCCCGCTTTTCCGAACCCGTCTCCGACCTGGTCAAGCGCTACACGGCCTCCGTGGATTTCGACCGCCGTCTCGCGCGCCACGATATCCAGGGGTCCCTCGCCCATGCGGACATGCTGGCCGCCCAGGGCATCATCTCCGACCAGGACAAGGCCGATATCGAACGCGGCATGGCACAGATCCTGGCGGAAATCGACGCCGGCACCTTCCAGTGGCTGCTCGACCTTGAAGACGTGCACCTGAACATCGAAAAGCGGCTGGTGGAACTGGTGGGCGATGCCGGCAAGCGGCTGCACACCGGCCGGTCGCGCAACGACCAGGTCGCCACGGATATCCGCCTGTGGCTGCGCGGGGAAATCGACCTCACGCTGGACCTGCTGCGCCAGTTGCGCCGCGCGCTGGCCACGGTCGCCGCGGAACATGCCGATACCATCATGCCGGGCTTCACGCACCTGCAGGTCGCCCAGCCCGTTACTTTCGGCCACCATCTGCTGGCCTATGCCGAAATGTTCGGGCGCGACGCCGAACGGCTGCAGGATTGCCGCCGCCGCGTGAACCGGCTGCCGCTGGGCGCCGCCGCCCTGGCCGGCACCAGCTTCCCCATCGACCGCGAACGCGTGGCCGCGACGCTGGGGTTCGAGGGTGTATGCCGGAATTCCCTGGACGCCGTATCCGATCGGGACTTCGCCATCGAGTTCTGCGCCGCCGCGGCGCTGGTCATGACGCACGTGTCGCGCCTGTCGGAAGAGCTTGTCCTGTGGATGAGCCCGCGCGTCGGCTTCATCGACCTGGCGGACCGCTTCTGCACCGGCAGCTCCATCATGCCGCAGAAGAAAAACCCCGATGTCCCGGAACTGGCCCGGGGCAAGACCGGCCGCGTCAACGGCCACCTGGTGGCCCTGCTGACGCTGATGAAAGGCCAGCCGCTGGCCTACAACAAAGACAACCAGGAAGACAAGGAAGGCCTGTTCGACACCGCGGACACGCTGCGCGACACGCTGACCATCTTTGCCGACATGGTGGGCGGGATCAAGGTCAAGGCCGACAACATGCGCGCCGCCGCCCTGCAGGGCTACGCCACCGCGACCGACCTGGCGGACTACCTGGTCAAGCGCGGCCTGCCGTTCCGCGATGCCCATGAAGTCGTCGCGCACGCCGTGCGCGATTGCGAACAGCGCGGTTGCGACCTGGCCGACCTGACGCTGGACGAATTGAAGGCCTATCACCCATCCATTGGGGATGACGTGCACCAGGTGCTGACCCTGGAAGGCTCGGTGGCGGCGCGCGACCATATCGGTGGCACGGCGCCCGCCCGCGTGCGCGAGGAAGCCCAGCGGATATTGGCTCAGACCTCGGCCTGA
- a CDS encoding TorF family putative porin, translating to MKKTLRAVPLVLATCFAAAANADPTDLGGGFSLSGNGTITNDYRFRGYSQTDFRPAAQLGLDLTHSSGFYLGNWNSNVSSTLYTEGNLEMDFYGGWRGEVYKGFGIDVGVLHYYYPGSNSPKGGNYNNTDLYIAGTYGNYSLKYSYTPGDFFSTPNSKGTWYLDGSATFDLGDGWGVVGHVGYQKLKNQVDTNGDDLGHYVDYKLGVTKDIKGWVFGLAAVGASKDNWYNTKYDHPAGRLGLVASISRTF from the coding sequence ATGAAGAAGACGTTGCGCGCAGTCCCCCTCGTTCTTGCCACGTGTTTCGCCGCCGCTGCCAACGCCGACCCGACCGATCTGGGCGGCGGATTTTCGCTCAGCGGCAACGGCACCATCACCAATGACTACCGCTTCCGTGGCTACTCGCAGACCGATTTCCGGCCCGCGGCGCAATTGGGATTGGATTTGACGCACTCATCGGGTTTCTACCTGGGCAACTGGAACTCGAATGTCTCCAGCACGCTATACACCGAGGGCAACCTGGAAATGGACTTCTACGGCGGTTGGCGTGGCGAGGTCTACAAAGGCTTCGGCATCGACGTCGGCGTGCTGCACTATTACTACCCCGGTTCGAACTCGCCCAAGGGCGGCAACTACAACAACACCGATCTCTATATCGCCGGCACCTACGGCAACTATTCCTTGAAGTACTCGTACACCCCCGGCGATTTCTTCAGCACGCCGAATTCCAAAGGTACCTGGTACCTGGACGGATCGGCGACCTTCGACCTGGGTGACGGCTGGGGCGTGGTCGGCCACGTCGGCTACCAGAAGCTGAAGAACCAGGTCGATACCAATGGCGACGACCTGGGCCACTACGTGGACTACAAGCTGGGCGTCACCAAAGACATCAAGGGCTGGGTCTTCGGCCTTGCCGCCGTCGGGGCCTCCAAGGACAACTGGTACAACACGAAGTACGACCATCCCGCCGGCCGGCTGGGCCTGGTGGCGTCGATTTCGCGCACTTTCTGA
- the rlmD gene encoding 23S rRNA (uracil(1939)-C(5))-methyltransferase RlmD produces MAEVLNIESLDLEARGIARREGKVVFVEGALPGERVAADTVRRKPSYEIARTVEVLRPSSQRVQPRCAHFGVCGGCAMQHLEPAAQVAIKQRSLEDTFWHVGKLRPQRILPPLHGPTWGYRFRARLSVRVVPKKGGVLVGFHERKSSYVADMRECHVLPPHVARLLLPLRAMIGAMSAPDRLPQIEVAVGDVATVLVLRHLLPLTQDDIGILRAFAADNGVQWWLQPKGPDTCHPLEREHAETLAYTLPEFGLRMPFKPTDFTQVNHAINRTLVSRALSLLEAQADERVADLFCGLGNFTLPLATRAREVVGVEGSKALTDRAHEAATRNGLGERASFATLNLFEVDVGWLRGLGYFDRMLIDPPREGAQAVAQALALLSAAERPRRIVYVSCNPATLARDAAILVHEGGYELLSAGVINMFPHTGHVESIAVFESGNAAAIEEAQRQAAEKRREAMERAAASPGGEAGVSQAEV; encoded by the coding sequence ATGGCTGAAGTTCTGAATATCGAATCCCTGGACCTGGAAGCCAGGGGAATTGCCCGCCGCGAGGGCAAGGTGGTTTTCGTCGAGGGCGCGCTGCCCGGCGAACGCGTGGCGGCCGACACCGTGCGGCGCAAGCCGTCCTATGAAATCGCCCGCACTGTCGAGGTACTGCGGCCGTCGTCGCAGCGTGTGCAGCCCCGCTGCGCGCATTTCGGCGTATGCGGCGGCTGTGCGATGCAGCACCTGGAGCCCGCCGCGCAGGTGGCGATCAAGCAGCGCTCCTTGGAAGACACCTTCTGGCACGTGGGCAAGCTGCGCCCGCAACGCATCCTGCCGCCGCTGCACGGGCCGACCTGGGGCTACCGCTTCCGCGCCCGGCTTTCCGTGCGCGTCGTGCCGAAGAAAGGCGGCGTGCTGGTGGGCTTTCACGAGCGCAAGAGCAGCTATGTCGCCGATATGCGCGAATGCCATGTCCTGCCGCCGCACGTTGCCCGGCTGTTGCTGCCGCTGCGGGCGATGATCGGCGCCATGTCGGCGCCCGATCGCTTGCCGCAGATCGAGGTGGCGGTGGGCGATGTCGCCACGGTACTGGTCCTGCGCCATCTGTTGCCGCTGACGCAGGACGATATCGGCATCCTGCGCGCCTTCGCCGCGGATAACGGCGTGCAATGGTGGTTGCAGCCCAAGGGGCCGGACACCTGTCACCCGCTGGAACGCGAACATGCCGAAACGCTGGCCTACACCTTGCCGGAATTCGGATTGCGCATGCCGTTCAAGCCGACCGATTTCACGCAGGTGAATCACGCCATCAATCGCACGCTGGTCTCCCGTGCCTTGTCCCTGCTGGAAGCGCAAGCGGACGAGCGCGTGGCCGATCTGTTCTGCGGGCTGGGCAATTTCACGCTTCCGCTGGCGACGCGCGCGCGCGAAGTCGTGGGCGTGGAAGGAAGCAAAGCGCTGACCGACCGTGCGCACGAGGCGGCCACGCGCAACGGGCTGGGCGAACGCGCATCGTTCGCCACGCTGAATCTGTTCGAGGTCGATGTGGGCTGGCTGCGCGGCCTGGGTTACTTCGATCGCATGCTGATCGATCCGCCGCGCGAGGGCGCGCAGGCGGTCGCGCAGGCGCTGGCCCTGCTGTCAGCCGCGGAGCGGCCGCGCCGCATCGTTTATGTGTCGTGCAATCCCGCTACGCTGGCGCGCGATGCCGCCATCCTGGTGCACGAAGGCGGCTACGAGCTGCTCAGCGCGGGCGTGATCAACATGTTTCCGCATACCGGGCACGTGGAGTCGATTGCCGTCTTCGAATCCGGGAATGCCGCCGCCATCGAAGAGGCGCAGCGCCAAGCGGCCGAAAAGCGGCGCGAAGCGATGGAGCGGGCGGCTGCCTCGCCTGGCGGCGAGGCCGGTGTGTCTCAGGCCGAGGTCTGA
- the surE gene encoding 5'/3'-nucleotidase SurE: MRILVSNDDGYSAPGLQALVDALRGLGDLTVVAPEVNHSGASNSLTLSRPLSVREAANGFLYVNGTPSDCVHVALTGGLVDGRPDLVVSGINNGANMGDDTLYSGTVAAAIEGYLFGIPSIAFSLHEKGWAHLDAAAAMARRVVEHQIASPLPAPVLLNVNIPNRALQTMRGMRVTRLGKRHPSEPVVRTTTPYGDTVYWIGPAGLAADAGPDTDFHAVADGAVSITPLRLDLTHQGRLDEVRSWAGPLCANG, from the coding sequence ATGCGGATTCTGGTTTCCAACGATGATGGCTATTCGGCGCCCGGCTTGCAGGCGCTGGTCGATGCCCTGCGCGGATTGGGCGACCTGACGGTCGTCGCGCCCGAGGTCAATCACAGCGGCGCGTCCAATTCGTTGACGCTCAGCCGGCCGTTGTCCGTGCGCGAGGCCGCCAATGGCTTTCTCTATGTCAACGGAACGCCTTCCGATTGCGTGCACGTCGCGCTGACGGGTGGGCTGGTCGACGGCCGTCCCGACCTCGTCGTGTCGGGTATCAATAACGGCGCCAACATGGGCGACGACACACTGTATTCCGGTACGGTCGCGGCCGCGATCGAAGGCTATCTGTTCGGCATTCCGTCCATCGCTTTTTCGCTGCATGAAAAAGGATGGGCGCACCTGGACGCCGCCGCCGCCATGGCGCGGCGCGTGGTCGAACACCAGATTGCCAGTCCGCTGCCCGCGCCGGTGCTGCTGAATGTGAATATTCCCAATCGCGCGCTGCAGACCATGCGCGGCATGCGCGTGACGCGCCTGGGCAAGCGCCACCCTTCGGAACCGGTCGTGCGGACGACCACGCCCTACGGCGATACGGTGTACTGGATCGGTCCGGCCGGCCTGGCCGCGGATGCCGGCCCGGATACCGATTTCCATGCGGTGGCGGACGGCGCGGTATCGATCACGCCGCTGCGGCTGGACCTGACGCACCAGGGCCGGCTCGATGAAGTGCGTTCGTGGGCGGGGCCTCTATGCGCAAACGGGTAG
- a CDS encoding 3'-5' exonuclease: MTPTLVFDLETLPDVAGLRRLNGWGADLSDSEVAERAFAARREATGGDFLPLHLHRVAVIGCVFRDDQGFRVKTLGNPDDPEPALLAGFFKTIERYTPKLVSWNGSGFDLPVLHYRSLIHGVTAPRYWDLGEDDREFKYNNYIGRYHTRHIDLMDVLAKYNGRANAPLDQLAKLCGFPGKLGMDGGKVWDAWNQGKADEVRAYCETDVVNTWLVYCRWRFLRGELDAASYQEEIDLVRETLAASPAPHWKEYLAAWDQD, encoded by the coding sequence ATGACCCCCACCCTGGTCTTCGATCTGGAAACCCTGCCCGACGTGGCGGGCCTGCGCCGCCTGAACGGGTGGGGCGCCGACCTGTCCGACAGCGAGGTCGCCGAACGCGCCTTCGCCGCGCGGCGCGAAGCCACCGGCGGCGATTTCCTGCCGCTGCACCTGCATCGCGTGGCGGTGATCGGCTGCGTGTTTCGCGACGACCAGGGCTTCCGGGTAAAGACGCTGGGCAATCCCGACGATCCCGAACCCGCCTTGCTGGCGGGCTTTTTCAAGACGATCGAGCGCTATACGCCCAAGCTGGTCAGCTGGAACGGCTCCGGCTTCGACCTGCCGGTATTGCATTACCGCAGCCTGATCCATGGCGTGACCGCGCCCCGCTATTGGGACCTGGGCGAGGATGACCGGGAATTCAAGTACAACAACTACATCGGCCGCTACCACACCCGCCACATCGACCTGATGGACGTGCTGGCGAAGTACAACGGTCGCGCCAATGCGCCGCTGGACCAATTGGCCAAGCTGTGCGGGTTTCCCGGCAAGTTGGGCATGGACGGCGGCAAGGTCTGGGACGCCTGGAACCAGGGCAAGGCCGACGAAGTCCGCGCCTATTGCGAAACGGATGTGGTCAACACGTGGCTGGTGTATTGCCGCTGGCGTTTCCTGCGCGGCGAACTGGACGCGGCCTCTTATCAAGAGGAAATCGACCTGGTGCGCGAAACGCTGGCCGCCAGTCCGGCGCCGCACTGGAAGGAATACCTGGCCGCGTGGGACCAGGATTGA
- the tsaD gene encoding tRNA (adenosine(37)-N6)-threonylcarbamoyltransferase complex transferase subunit TsaD, which yields MIILGFESSCDETGVAAVCTERGLLAHALHTQIAMHQEYGGVVPELASRDHVRRVVPLTRQVLREAGLSVADIDAVAYTAGPGLAGALLVGASVAQAFAWARDLPAIAVHHLEGHLLSPMLADPRPEFPFVALLVSGGHTQLMRVDGVGRYTLLGETLDDAAGEAFDKSAKLLGLGYPGGPALARVAEQGDPTRFELPRPMLHSGDLDFSFSGLKTAVLTRVKAIERAEGAPDAATIADLAAATQAAIVDVLAAKATRALKETGLRRLVVAGGVGANKALRERLAASLPRMKAQAYFPPLSLCTDNGAMIAFAAGERVKAGLAVLDRDNHAFTVRPRWDLEELSGAPA from the coding sequence ATGATCATCCTCGGCTTTGAAAGTTCCTGCGACGAGACCGGCGTCGCGGCCGTATGCACCGAACGTGGCCTGCTCGCGCACGCCTTGCATACGCAGATCGCCATGCACCAGGAGTACGGCGGCGTCGTGCCCGAACTGGCGTCGCGCGACCATGTCCGGCGCGTGGTGCCCTTGACCCGGCAGGTATTGCGGGAAGCCGGCCTGTCCGTGGCCGATATCGACGCGGTCGCCTATACCGCCGGCCCCGGCCTGGCCGGCGCGCTGCTGGTGGGCGCCAGCGTGGCGCAGGCATTCGCCTGGGCGCGCGATCTGCCGGCCATCGCGGTTCATCACCTGGAAGGCCACCTGCTATCGCCGATGCTGGCGGATCCGCGCCCGGAATTTCCCTTCGTGGCCTTGCTTGTTTCCGGCGGGCACACGCAATTGATGCGTGTGGATGGGGTCGGGCGCTATACCTTATTGGGCGAAACCCTGGACGATGCGGCCGGCGAAGCCTTCGACAAGTCGGCCAAGCTGCTGGGCCTGGGGTATCCGGGCGGGCCGGCGCTGGCCAGGGTGGCCGAGCAGGGCGATCCGACCCGCTTCGAGTTGCCTCGCCCGATGCTGCACAGCGGCGATCTGGATTTCAGTTTCAGCGGCCTGAAAACCGCAGTGCTGACGCGGGTCAAGGCCATCGAGCGGGCAGAGGGCGCGCCGGATGCCGCGACGATCGCGGATCTTGCCGCCGCCACGCAGGCGGCCATCGTGGACGTGCTGGCCGCCAAGGCGACGCGTGCCTTGAAGGAAACCGGGCTGCGGCGCCTGGTGGTCGCGGGCGGCGTGGGCGCCAACAAGGCGCTGCGCGAACGGCTGGCGGCATCCTTGCCCCGGATGAAGGCCCAGGCCTATTTCCCGCCCCTGTCGCTGTGCACGGACAACGGCGCCATGATCGCCTTTGCGGCGGGCGAGCGGGTAAAGGCCGGCCTGGCGGTGCTGGACCGCGACAATCACGCCTTCACCGTGCGGCCTCGCTGGGATCTCGAGGAGTTGTCAGGGGCGCCCGCTTGA
- the queE gene encoding 7-carboxy-7-deazaguanine synthase has product MTYAAKEIFKTLQGEGAQAGRAAVFCRFAGCNLWSGRESDRATAACTFCDTDFVGTDGPGGGKFATAELLADALAAEWGPDTAGRYVVFTGGEPLLQLDRALVDAVHARGFTIAIETNGTIEPPQGIDWICVSPKGKAPVVVRAGNELKLVYPQAEARPEAFAGLAFDHFFLQPMDGPARAANTQAIVEYCMRHPQWRLSLQTHKYIGIP; this is encoded by the coding sequence ATGACCTACGCCGCCAAGGAAATTTTCAAAACCCTGCAGGGCGAAGGGGCGCAGGCAGGGCGCGCCGCGGTGTTTTGCCGCTTTGCCGGCTGCAACCTGTGGTCCGGCCGCGAAAGCGACCGCGCCACCGCCGCCTGTACCTTTTGCGACACGGATTTCGTCGGCACCGATGGCCCCGGCGGCGGCAAGTTCGCCACCGCGGAACTGCTGGCCGACGCGCTCGCCGCGGAATGGGGCCCCGATACCGCCGGACGCTACGTGGTATTCACCGGTGGCGAACCCCTGCTGCAACTCGATCGCGCACTGGTGGATGCCGTGCACGCGCGCGGCTTCACCATCGCGATCGAAACCAACGGCACCATCGAGCCGCCGCAGGGTATCGACTGGATCTGCGTCAGCCCCAAGGGCAAGGCGCCGGTCGTGGTGCGCGCCGGCAATGAGTTGAAGCTCGTCTACCCGCAGGCCGAGGCCCGGCCCGAGGCTTTCGCCGGGCTGGCATTCGACCACTTTTTCCTGCAACCGATGGACGGGCCGGCGCGCGCGGCCAACACCCAGGCCATCGTCGAATACTGCATGCGCCATCCGCAATGGCGGTTGAGCCTGCAAACCCACAAATACATAGGCATTCCATGA
- the plsY gene encoding glycerol-3-phosphate 1-O-acyltransferase PlsY, which produces MLHATPAIALNVGLIVLSYLIGSIPFAVVVSKLMGIQDPRTYGSGNPGATNVLRSGNKSAAALTLLGDAAKGWFAVWLVQRIGGPDGVTWNVVALSALAVFLGHLYPVFLKFRGGKGVATALGVLFAISPWLALATAATWVIIAVFFRYSSLAAVVAAIFAPLYYLFGSRLAWFAQPPLLAAITVISVLLILRHHANIGRLLKGTESRIGQKKKD; this is translated from the coding sequence ATGCTGCACGCCACCCCCGCCATCGCCTTGAACGTCGGCCTGATCGTCCTGTCCTACCTGATAGGGTCGATTCCGTTCGCGGTGGTGGTCAGCAAGCTGATGGGCATACAGGATCCGCGGACCTACGGATCCGGCAATCCGGGTGCGACCAACGTGCTGCGTTCCGGCAACAAAAGCGCCGCGGCCCTGACGCTGCTGGGCGACGCGGCCAAGGGCTGGTTCGCGGTGTGGCTGGTCCAGCGCATCGGCGGCCCGGACGGCGTGACGTGGAATGTGGTTGCCCTTTCGGCCCTGGCGGTCTTCCTGGGCCATTTGTACCCGGTCTTTTTGAAATTCCGCGGCGGCAAGGGCGTGGCGACCGCCTTGGGCGTGCTGTTCGCGATATCGCCCTGGCTCGCGCTGGCAACGGCGGCCACGTGGGTCATCATCGCCGTCTTCTTTCGCTATTCTTCGCTGGCCGCCGTGGTGGCGGCGATCTTCGCGCCGCTGTACTACCTGTTCGGCTCCCGCCTTGCATGGTTCGCCCAGCCGCCCTTGCTGGCCGCCATTACCGTCATCAGCGTGCTGTTGATCCTGCGCCACCACGCAAACATCGGGCGGCTGCTCAAGGGCACGGAATCGCGCATCGGCCAGAAAAAGAAAGACTGA
- a CDS encoding NCS2 family permease, whose amino-acid sequence MLQRLFRLNEHGTTTRGEVIAGLTTFLTMSYIIFVNPDILSTTGMDRDAVFVATCLAAALGSLVMGLLANWPIGMAPGMGLNAFFAFTVVKAMGYSWQQALGAVFISGVIFLLLTVTGVRGWLIKGIPQSLRSAIAAGIGLFLAIIALSNAGIVVANPATKVSLGDLRTHGPLFAILGFFIIAALDALRVRGAILIGILVVTVLSMALGYNSFHGLFSSPPSLAPTFLQLDIAGALHSGFFHVILVFVLVEVFDATGTLIGVAKRAGLIPEGKPNNLGRALFADSAAIVAGSALGTSSTTAYVESASGVQAGGRTGLTAVVVGLLFLAALFISPLAGSVPAYATAPALLYVAGLMMRELIEVDWNDVSEATPAALTALVMPFTYSVANGLAFGFISYVVLKTLTGKAREVHAATWLVAALFVIRFAFFAG is encoded by the coding sequence ATGCTGCAACGACTATTTCGACTGAACGAACACGGCACCACCACCCGCGGGGAAGTCATCGCCGGACTGACGACCTTCCTGACGATGTCCTACATCATCTTCGTGAATCCGGACATTCTGTCGACGACGGGTATGGACCGCGATGCGGTGTTCGTGGCGACCTGCCTGGCCGCGGCGCTGGGTTCGCTGGTCATGGGGCTGCTGGCCAACTGGCCCATCGGCATGGCGCCCGGCATGGGCCTGAATGCCTTCTTCGCCTTCACCGTGGTCAAGGCCATGGGCTATTCCTGGCAACAGGCGCTGGGCGCGGTCTTCATTTCGGGCGTGATCTTCCTGCTGCTGACGGTCACCGGCGTGCGCGGCTGGCTGATCAAGGGCATTCCGCAATCGCTGCGCAGCGCGATCGCCGCCGGCATCGGCCTGTTCCTGGCCATCATCGCGCTGTCGAACGCCGGCATCGTCGTCGCCAACCCGGCCACCAAGGTCAGCCTGGGCGACCTGCGCACGCATGGGCCGCTGTTCGCCATCCTGGGCTTTTTCATCATCGCCGCGCTGGACGCGCTGCGCGTGCGCGGCGCCATCCTGATAGGCATCCTGGTGGTGACGGTGCTGTCGATGGCACTGGGCTACAACAGTTTCCACGGACTCTTCTCCTCGCCGCCCAGCCTGGCGCCGACCTTCCTGCAGCTGGATATCGCCGGCGCCCTGCACAGCGGCTTCTTCCACGTGATCCTGGTCTTCGTGCTGGTGGAAGTGTTCGACGCCACAGGCACGCTGATCGGCGTGGCGAAGCGGGCCGGCCTGATCCCGGAAGGCAAGCCCAACAATCTGGGCCGCGCGCTGTTCGCGGACAGCGCCGCCATCGTGGCCGGCTCGGCCCTGGGCACCAGCAGCACCACCGCCTATGTCGAAAGCGCCTCGGGTGTGCAGGCCGGCGGGCGCACCGGGCTGACCGCCGTCGTGGTGGGGCTGCTCTTCCTGGCGGCGCTGTTCATCTCGCCGCTGGCGGGATCGGTACCCGCCTACGCCACGGCCCCTGCCCTGCTCTACGTGGCCGGGCTGATGATGCGCGAACTGATAGAAGTCGACTGGAACGACGTGTCCGAGGCCACCCCGGCCGCCCTGACGGCGCTGGTCATGCCCTTCACCTATTCCGTGGCCAACGGCCTGGCCTTCGGCTTCATCAGCTACGTGGTCCTGAAGACGCTGACCGGCAAGGCCCGCGAGGTGCATGCGGCAACCTGGCTGGTGGCCGCGCTGTTCGTCATCCGCTTCGCGTTTTTCGCCGGATGA